One window from the genome of Bacillus rossius redtenbacheri isolate Brsri chromosome 12, Brsri_v3, whole genome shotgun sequence encodes:
- the LOC134537193 gene encoding uncharacterized protein LOC134537193, which translates to MARKHKKVPGHRSYANFSKESLLAAIEDVKTKGLSYRQAGEKYGITGSTIYRAFKKKHPKSYGRPAVLTEDEERKLVHGILLASDWGFPFDKLDICLLVKSFLDNEGRTELRFKKNMPGRDWYLSFIGRHKKILSPRFCQNITRARAGVSREVLEKYFANLQISLHGVKPNMIVNYDETNMTDDPQRAKVVVRRGAKYPERVMDHSKVSVSVMFSGTASGIVLPPMIVYKSEHLYDTWMENGPKGTIYGCSKSGWFDGHLFQKWFCNIALPYFRSCDKGGGNSPKVLIGDNLASHLSMPVIEECRKHNIKFVLLPPNSTHICQPLDVAFFRPLKIKWRQTLAEFKAKYKGTIPKNLFPRYLNATLEKLENASQNLCSGFRATGLYPFNPQQVLNKLPAENEDSSANSTADGSWSEAFIEVLREARFGQSSAPRVRKRRVVNVNPGLSVNGSLEDTSIDQDPSSTSAPSTTASSTLASTSAPTTSAPTTSTPYAKARTWSKFSSESVDFEMTDVHQNAESEHETANFCLIKTGDFLLVKLMYDSRSNKAVQRFFVAKVLEKNESVVYCSFLRKSAKAEKVFLFPSVEDTFNVMKENIVKILREPRVVRGRHIFTEYFTEQIQ; encoded by the coding sequence ATGGCCAGAAAACACAAGAAAGTTCCAGGACATCGTAGTTATGCCAATTTTTCGAAGGAAAGCCTTTTAGCTGCAATAGAAGATGTAAAAACAAAAGGCCTTTCATACAGACAAGCTGGTGAAAAGTATGGAATCACTGGATCAACAATCTACAGGGCGTTCAAAAAGAAGCACCCCAAAAGTTATGGAAGACCTGCAGTGCTGACAGAAGATGAAGAACGTAAGCTGGTTCATGGGATTTTATTGGCGAGTGATTGGGGGTTTCCATTTGACAAGTTGGATATTTGTTTACTTGTTAAAAGCTTTTTAGATAATGAGGGGCGAACAGaacttagatttaaaaaaaatatgccagGTAGGGATTGGTATCTTTCTTTTATAGGAAGGCACAAGAAAATTCTGTCACCACGATTTTGTCAGAACATTACGAGAGCAAGGGCTGGTGTTAGCAGAGAAGTTCTAGAGAAATATTTTGCTAACTTACAGATCTCTTTGCATGGAGTAAAACCAAACATGATCGTCAATTACGACGAAACCAATATGACAGATGATCCGCAAAGAGCAAAGGTGGTGGTTAGACGGGGGGCAAAGTACCCAGAACGTGTTATGGATCACTCCAAAGTTAGCGTTTCTGTGATGTTCTCAGGAACAGCATCAGGCATTGTATTACCACCCATGATTGTTTACAAGTCTGAGCACCTGTATGATACATGGATGGAGAACGGACCAAAGGGTACAATATACGGGTGCTCCAAAAGTGGGTGGTTTGATGGTCACCTATTTCAAAAATGGTTTTGCAATATAGCATTGCCCTATTTCCGATCTTGCGATAAAGGAGGTGGAAATTCTCCAAAAGTCTTGATTGGGGACAATCTTGCTAGCCATCTGTCCATGCCAGTCATTGAAGAATGCAGGAAAcataacattaaatttgttttactgCCACCAAACAGCACACATATTTGTCAGCCTCTCGATGTAGCCTTTTTTCGTCCTCTGAAAATTAAGTGGCGACAAACTCTTGCAGAGTTCAAAGCAAAGTACAAGGGGACAataccaaaaaatttatttcccagATATTTGAATGCAACACTGGAAAAATTGGAAAATGCTTCGCAAAATTTATGCTCAGGGTTCAGAGCAACTGGCTTGTATCCGTTCAATCCGCAACAAGTTTTAAATAAACTTCCAGCTGAGAATGAAGATTCCTCTGCCAACTCAACAGCAGATGGCTCTTGGTCTGAAGCATTCATTGAGGTTCTGCGAGAAGCCCGATTTGGCCAGTCATCAGCCCCTCGAGTTCGCAAGAGAAGGGTTGTTAATGTTAATCCTGGTCTAAGTGTAAATGGAAGTTTAGAAGATACCAGCATTGACCAGGACCCTTCTTCAACTTCAGCTCCTTCAACTACAGCTTCTTCAACTTTAGCTTCAACTTCAGCTCCTACAACTTCAGCTCCTACAACTTCAACTCCATATGCAAAGGCTAGAACATGGTCCAAGTTTTCATCAGAATCTGTGGATTTTGAAATGACAGATGTGCATCAGAATGCAGAAAGTGAACATGAGACTGCGAACTTCTGTCTTATCAAAACCGGTGACTTTTTATTGGTGAAGTTAATGTATGATAGCAGATCAAATAAGGCAGTTCAAAGGTTCTTTGTTGCTAAAGTCTTGGAAAAGAATGAATCTGTTGTTTATTGTTCTTTTCTCCGTAAAAGTGCTAAGGCCGAAAAAGTATTTCTCTTCCCATCAGTGGAAGATACCTTTAATGTGATGAAAGAAAACATTGTGAAAATATTGAGAGAACCAAGAGTAGTACGAGGACGACATATTTTTACAGAGTATTTTACTGAACAAATTCAATGA